From the genome of Clavelina lepadiformis chromosome 2, kaClaLepa1.1, whole genome shotgun sequence:
TTCAAGGTCTGTTGTCTATAAGCTTTTCGAAAATCTTGTTCTTTTGATATTGGTTTTAGCAACCTATGAAATCTAAAGACAATTATGTCACCGATTTAGGACACAAACTTTACATAACATTCGAAAAAGAGCTCTTCAAAAATCATACAACTGAGCATGACGTCGATTGGTTGAGACAAAAGTGCTATTGTGACGTGTGCTTGGAGGAGAAGGTTAATGCACGTGACGTCATTAGCAAACATTTGAGGAGCGGAAGGGAGAAGGTTCCACCTGAAATAGATTTTGAAGAAATTCTAGAAGATTCTGATCGAGGAACGTACATGTAAGTGATAGACGGTATCATCATTCTTCTACGTGAAAACACCAAATTAGTTCAAGTTGTGGGCGACAATAGCTGGAtggttttaaagaaaattgtaAACGCAGGTGGCTTCAGCATATTATACAGGAAGGAATGTGTATCATAAAATACGTTCCAACTGAGGAAAACATGATTGAAGAGGTTTGATGGTAGTTTACTGGTCTAACTTTTTCTGAAAGGATCTTTCACGATTTAGCATTATCTACTGattcaaatttaattaatcGTCACAATAACTTACACATTTCAACTTTGATCAGATTACTAGGAAAGTTGCAAACCTGGAAGTGACAAGCTATGGACCggtaagatgtctattgttTATAATACAAGAGCGACATGCTTGCATGTGAACTAACAATATAATCGCATCGACCAAACAGACAACTGTGACAACGAcaactttttgaaaataagGTTTGGAATGTGATAGACACAGGCGGTGACAACGCCGCCTACAGCACAATAGGACTTCCCCTACATCAAGACCAACCCCAGTATGAAACAGCTCCTGGGTTACAGCTTTTGCATACACTCAGGTTcgtaaaactaatttttttagCATAATTGCAGACCAAGGTAGAAGACTTGTAAGACGATGCAACCAAAAAATCATAACAAATAATTTATGTTCATCATGGCCGAACCCTTatattaaatatgaaaataaccaagtgaaacaaacacaaaaaatttgttatgtTTAAGATTTGACTCCGCCGTAACCGGTGGGAACTCCACCATGGTTGATATGTTTGAAGCAGTGGAAATTATGCGAAAAGAATCGTCGGAAGATTTCCAAACGTTTGTTGAGGTTCCGGCAAATTGGTGCCAAATCGACCTCAATCCGTTCAGTATCGAACCAGTGTACTTGGAGCACCAGAAGCCTCACATTACTTTGGACTATTTTGGAAAGGTAACATATGCTGAGAACTTACGGTAATAAATTGGTCATGGATTAAGACTTGTGGCTCACAGATACTTATCTCTGAAGGTAGTCGGATGTGTTTGGCAGCCAGGAACACATTCGGCATTACAAGTTCGTGAGAGAGATGTGGAAAGATATTACAAAGCCCACAACAAAATGATGGAGATAATACGGAGAGAAGAGTTACAGGTGTCGACACATTACGACCGCTAGACTTATTAAGCACTCTATTCTACTGTATGTGCCCGGCTTTATTAACCATGTATTGTTCGGGGCATTTGTGAATATTCTTTCTATTTCTAGTACAAATTTAAACTTTCCCCTGGAGATTTgttaattttcaacaacagGAGAATGCTTCACGCACGAGACGCTTACAAAAGCAACGGCGGTGTCCGACATTTACGAGTAAGTAGTTCAATTGTAACTTGAACACATCTCAGACGAGTATAAGCCATAGTACCACAGTCCATTTCACAGAAATGCTTAAAACAAACTAACTCGTATAACGTTTGCGTCAGCTGTGGATTCACATCATACATTTATAGGCATTATATCAATACAACGCTAATAATATTTTCGTAATAGTTatgttgtaatattttatgatAGTAATAATATACAGTAATATTATTAAGTATAATAATAGGGAACCTACTTGCGTCTGGATCATGTCAAGAGCAAATATCTCGTTCTTGCAAGGAAGCTtggttatgacgtcattccgCCAAAAGTAGGCAACAATTCTTCGATGTGAAGTTAATCGAGGTTCCCCAGCTGCGATGTTTGCTTTGTAAAACTTACTTCTATGCGTATCACCAAAACAGATACTTCTATGATGTTCCTGATGAAGAAGATTTAAAATTCGCTTAACATCACATGATTAAGCTTTCTACCATTTTACGTCTCGCTAAGACGTTAAAATCCACTTTTGAAAGCTTGAAATTACGCTCTTAGACCTTTTTCCCACCCAAGGTTATCTCAGCCAAAAGCCGAGAAGTGTAGACAGACTGACTAGAAAGTTAATGGTGAAGGATGAACTATGagtattaaaattgcaaattttacgTCTATTTTTAAGGACAGCCACTTGAATTTTATTAGAAATCATCTTCTATATGTCAATGAAGCATTTTTCTGTGTTTAAACTGTTATCCTTTACGTTTATACGTAAAGGTTTACGTTTACGTTTATTTACGTTATAAATGCAAGATGAAaactaactaaaaattttttccTGTTATGTGTAGCCAAATATGAATACGAGGGTACGGATCACCAGATTCACTCTTCACTATATAGAGAGATCATGCATCTCACCAATTTATTGCATTTAGTCATGTAATTGTAGGCATTCAAATTGTAATGCAATTTATCTTCCACAAAGCATTTCCCCTAACTAAATTGCGTTTCTTTAGAACGTCATGTGTGATTTACTTTTGCCTGAAACTTATCACTTCAACGGTGTCACTGTTTTTATTAGTTCGAACGTCTGGCTACAATAGTCCGACATGTAAATAGGTCAAAGCGAGTACTACATGCTGCGTTAACTCGTTGCAAAAGTAAGGTGTGTCAAGACAGCGATACGATCCTTTGTTTATACAATTTTCCCGAGGGTAAATAGTTATGTACGCAATAGGGTGTGCAACCAAATACGGCATCGTGATATAACTAAGGCAATCGccgtgacgattacgtcacagaCCACGACCTTTGTCCGGAGGGTTAATGCATGGTTATTGAGGACTCGATGGATGAGGCGACCAAAAGCGTAGTGTGCTGCCTTTATCTGGTTGTCGACGTCTGTTTTGCATGTGGGTGTTTTTGAATGTATCCTTCTAAGGCAGGAGAAATGGTCAACTTCATCAAGGGGTGTTTCATTGATGTTGATCCTTGAAAGATTTTTCCCAGACGAAGACCGAATGAGAGCTTTGTTTTTTGTCGGTGTACACTCGCATTCCAAAACGTTCATAGGAGTCGTTATAAAGGTTAGGTCTGCGTCTCATGGACAATTTATCGGAGTTGTATCAATTGTAAACTACCTGCTACCATGCGATATCGCAGGTCAATGCTAGGGGTCCCAGATGAGATTTCATTTCCAAGTGGACGTAAACATCATGTATAGGGATAAAAAGTTAGGCGTACAAATTTTAGTGTCCAAAATTTcacacttttaaatttattatcgATTTGTTTTGTCTCAATTAGTTAGTGATTTCAATGGCATGGTTGTTGTTcgtaaatttgttttcttccgttgttttgaaatttgtagatAATAGTGTAATGTTGAAGAGTAATTATGAGAGCGAATATCACGATTATTCTATTTGTTTCAGTGCTCGAGAAATAGGGATTTTTAAACCTCTCTTCTTCTTTTTATGTGTACGGCTCACAATACAAGGTTTGAGACCATTTCAATCCCAAGCTATAGCCTAAATAAAGTCTGCAACTGCAAGTTCATTGCCGACGCTATAGCCTAGTCCGGTACCTGCGGTAAAATATAGGAATGCTTGACCAGTTTAAGCACATCTGCGACATTCCTACGGTGTAAATATATATAACCTGCTACTACTCACCTACCTATGGAGATGTATTCCGTTCAAAACGCGTTAGCTAGCCTACTACCACTACCATACCTAATACAAACCAGTTATCAGGCATGTTGATtttacattgtgacatcataatgacCCCCG
Proteins encoded in this window:
- the LOC143446121 gene encoding gamma-butyrobetaine dioxygenase-like; protein product: MSIKNTQISLDKNILEICWSDDHISRFHAKWIRFHCKCVRCKPTVTFDYKIDIPSFSPDLAYDEVKITDEGHKLYITFEKELFKNHTTEHDVDWLRQKCYCDVCLEEKVNARDVISKHLRSGREKVPPEIDFEEILEDSDRGTYMWLQHIIQEGMCIIKYVPTEENMIEEITRKVANLEVTSYGPVWNVIDTGGDNAAYSTIGLPLHQDQPQYETAPGLQLLHTLRFDSAVTGGNSTMVDMFEAVEIMRKESSEDFQTFVEVPANWCQIDLNPFSIEPVYLEHQKPHITLDYFGKVVGCVWQPGTHSALQVRERDVERYYKAHNKMMEIIRREELQYKFKLSPGDLLIFNNRRMLHARDAYKSNGGVRHLRGTYLRLDHVKSKYLVLARKLGYDVIPPKVGNNSSM